In the genome of Tachysurus vachellii isolate PV-2020 chromosome 9, HZAU_Pvac_v1, whole genome shotgun sequence, one region contains:
- the snrpa gene encoding U1 small nuclear ribonucleoprotein A, whose product MSTQDLRLNHTIYINNLNEKIKKDELKKSLYAIFSQFGQILDILVSRTLKMRGQAFVIFKEVNSASNALRSMQGFPFYDKPMRIQYAKQDSDIIAKMKGTYVERDRKKEKKKPKPTESGGSKKAGAANMAGVPAAMSGMPPMNQAPRMMPMPGQPPYMPPPGMMPPPGMGPGQMPPGAMPPGQMMPGQMPGQMPQQISENPPNHILFLTNLPEETNELMLSMLFNQFPGFKEVRLVPGRHDIAFVEFDNEVQAGAAREALQGFKITQTNAMKISFAKK is encoded by the exons ATGTCTACCCAGGACCTGCGTCTAAACCACACCATTTACATCAACAAcctgaatgaaaaaataaaaaaagatg AACTGAAGAAGTCACTGTACGCTATTTTCTCACAGTTTGGCCAGATCTTGGATATTCTTGTTTCCCGGACGCTCAAAATGAGGGGTCAGGCCTTTGTAATCTTCAAAGAGGTCAACAGTGCCTCAAATGCTCTGAGATCCATGCAGGGCTTTCCTTTTTATGACAAACCCATG CGCATCCAGTATGCCAAACAAGACTCGGACATTATTGCCAAGATGAAGGGCACGTACGTGGAGCGGGATCgcaagaaggagaagaagaagcctaAACCTACCGAATCAGGAGGATCAAAGAAGGCTGGTGCTGCTAACATGGCTGGAGTTCCTGCTGCTATGTCT ggaatGCCACCTATGAATCAGGCTCCTCGTATGATGCCAATGCCAGGTCAGCCTCCCTACATGCCACCTCCTGGTATGATGCCACCCCCAGGTATGGGCCCTGGACAGATGCCACCAGGTGCCATGCCTCCAGGTCAGATGATGCCTGGACAAATGCCAGGACAGATGCCTCAGCAG ATCTCTGAGAACCCACCTAATCACATCCTGTTCCTCACCAACCTGCCAGAAGAGACCAACGAGCTCATGCTGTCCATGCTGTTTAATCA GTTCCCAGGGTTCAAGGAGGTACGCCTGGTTCCTGGTCGTCACGACATCGCCTTTGTGGAGTTCGATAACGAAGTGCAGGCCGGTGCAGCCAGGGAAGCATTACAGGGCTTCAAGATCACACAGACCAACGCAATGAAGATCTCATTTGCCAAGAAATAA